From the Candidatus Hydrogenedentota bacterium genome, the window CACCGATCAGTCGGGCAACAACACCATTCCGGACCGCCAGTCCCGTGTCTACTTCTTCCGTATTCCGGCCCGATGAAGGGCTGATTTTCATCCTCGTTCCAACGCTCCCGCGGTGGAAAGCCTCCCCTTGGCGCGCTGCGCCGGCAAACCGGGCGACACACGCATCGAGACGGGGAACAACGCGAATTCGAAACGCAAATCCAGGCGGAAGTCCGGGGAAACCCGCGGGCCGCGTCGCGGCTTTCTATCCCTGTGTTCCGGCGCTGTGGCGGTACGCAAAGACCTTCACCATTTCGAGCGTCACCAGGCCTTCCTCGATCAGGCCGTCGAGTTCCGGCAGAAACGCCTCGATGCGCTCCGGCTTGTCCACAATCTCGATCACGAGCGGCAGGTCTTCGGACAGGCGCAGTATCTTCGACGTGTGGATGCGGCTGT encodes:
- a CDS encoding DUF190 domain-containing protein → MKLPWEAQLLRIFIGESDRHEGRPLYEVIVEMARKRGMAGATVLRGILGFGANSRIHTSKILRLSEDLPLVIEIVDKPERIEAFLPELDGLIEEGLVTLEMVKVFAYRHSAGTQG